One genomic window of Negativicoccus succinicivorans includes the following:
- a CDS encoding tRNA-binding protein yields MAKDTQPKEEVTFDTFAPLDIRTGTIVEAGPLKGARVPAYRLRVDFGPVIGIKQSSAQITDLYSPEGLIGEQVLGVVNFQPMHIAGWRSEVLVLGVYTEQGVVLIALKQKTDNGMILG; encoded by the coding sequence ATGGCGAAAGATACGCAACCTAAAGAAGAAGTTACATTTGACACATTCGCTCCATTGGATATTCGCACGGGAACGATTGTGGAGGCCGGTCCGCTCAAGGGGGCGCGCGTGCCTGCGTATCGGCTGAGAGTGGATTTCGGACCCGTGATCGGCATCAAGCAGTCATCGGCGCAAATCACGGACCTTTATAGTCCGGAAGGTCTGATTGGCGAGCAGGTGCTCGGCGTGGTCAATTTCCAGCCGATGCATATCGCCGGTTGGCGCTCGGAAGTGCTCGTACTCGGCGTGTATACGGAGCAGGGTGTTGTTCTCATCGCGCTGAAACAAAAAACGGATAACGGTATGATATTAGGCTAA
- the queG gene encoding tRNA epoxyqueuosine(34) reductase QueG → MDKNKIIITQANHLGLTEVGFVRLPLPETLAATLHAAGEPSPFTPSDVTTRLDPAALLPGAQSVIVCLFPYRPASATAENAAEPPANLPEYARARDYHIIVQHYLTRLQTRLQAHFSDADFFSFVDTSPLPDRALAYLAGLGFFGWNKALINDRYGTHTMIGGLVTTLALAPSEPLQKTCLQCGRCRRFCPGQALTPERFIWPRCKSYITQKKGDLTAAEAAIIAKNHYIFGCDVCQEVCPHNTAAEPTPLPEFQNDRITHITAAEIARHSNRTFQAAYGDRAWAWRGKKILLRNAALLEESSAHRNDDNH, encoded by the coding sequence ATGGACAAAAATAAAATCATCATCACGCAAGCAAACCACCTCGGTCTTACCGAAGTCGGCTTCGTGCGTCTGCCGCTCCCCGAGACGCTTGCCGCGACACTCCACGCGGCCGGCGAACCGTCGCCCTTCACGCCGTCGGATGTGACGACGCGTCTGGATCCGGCCGCCTTGTTGCCCGGCGCGCAGAGCGTGATCGTTTGTCTCTTTCCGTATCGTCCCGCCTCAGCCACTGCGGAAAACGCCGCCGAACCTCCCGCGAACTTGCCGGAATACGCGCGGGCGCGTGATTACCATATCATTGTGCAACACTATTTAACGCGCTTACAGACCCGCCTTCAAGCGCATTTTTCCGATGCCGATTTCTTCTCTTTTGTCGACACGTCGCCGCTTCCGGATCGAGCCCTGGCGTATCTCGCGGGGTTGGGCTTTTTCGGCTGGAACAAGGCGCTCATTAATGATCGCTACGGCACCCACACCATGATCGGCGGGCTTGTCACGACGCTTGCGCTGGCGCCGAGCGAACCGCTGCAAAAAACATGTCTGCAGTGCGGACGTTGTCGCCGCTTTTGCCCCGGTCAGGCGCTGACGCCGGAACGATTTATTTGGCCGCGTTGCAAATCGTACATCACACAGAAAAAAGGCGATCTGACCGCCGCTGAAGCCGCCATCATCGCGAAAAATCATTATATTTTCGGCTGCGACGTCTGTCAGGAGGTCTGCCCGCATAACACCGCGGCCGAGCCGACGCCGCTCCCCGAATTTCAGAATGATCGCATCACGCACATCACCGCGGCGGAAATTGCCCGCCATTCGAACCGCACGTTCCAAGCCGCTTACGGCGATCGCGCCTGGGCGTGGCGCGGCAAAAAAATTTTGTTGCGCAACGCGGCTCTATTGGAAGAAAGCTCCGCCCATCGCAACGATGACAATCACTAA
- a CDS encoding TIGR03915 family putative DNA repair protein: MLTHYDGTYPGFLTVIFARYRTLETIEIEPLTPQMDFLVAHDRVVTDPAKAARVATYLRDHFGADFLRRCYAALLSVEARHETVTARTIKKCIRHGKGVLASADRDAVAFDRIVRAVYSEAHSWKGLLRFREVQDGYWYAPFAPKHDVIELLTAHFARRLNGEHFVIHDCPRGCAALHADGRTEYFSATALSVVETAAESAYQDAWRLFYKTVAIPERANPKLRQSNMPKRYWAHLIERL; this comes from the coding sequence ATGCTGACGCACTATGACGGAACCTATCCGGGATTTTTAACGGTGATTTTCGCGCGCTATCGAACGTTGGAAACGATTGAAATCGAACCGCTCACACCGCAAATGGATTTTTTGGTGGCGCATGATCGGGTCGTGACCGATCCGGCGAAAGCGGCGCGTGTCGCGACGTATTTGCGCGACCATTTCGGCGCCGATTTCCTGCGCCGTTGCTATGCCGCGTTGCTTTCGGTCGAAGCGCGCCATGAAACGGTGACCGCGCGAACGATCAAAAAATGTATTCGCCACGGCAAAGGCGTTTTGGCGAGCGCCGATCGGGACGCAGTCGCGTTTGATCGGATCGTGCGCGCGGTCTACAGCGAAGCGCACAGTTGGAAGGGTTTACTGCGCTTTCGTGAGGTACAGGATGGCTACTGGTACGCGCCGTTTGCGCCCAAGCATGATGTCATCGAACTGCTGACCGCGCATTTTGCCCGCCGGCTCAACGGCGAGCATTTCGTCATTCATGATTGTCCGCGCGGTTGCGCCGCGTTGCATGCGGACGGCCGCACGGAATATTTTTCCGCCACGGCCTTGTCCGTCGTCGAAACGGCGGCTGAAAGCGCGTACCAGGACGCCTGGCGACTGTTTTATAAAACCGTCGCGATCCCCGAGCGCGCCAATCCGAAACTGCGCCAAAGCAACATGCCCAAACGCTACTGGGCGCATTTGATTGAGCGTTTATAA
- a CDS encoding zeta toxin family protein, whose product MPYSQKTLQQLEKAADQVPPGIQLEVNAEIFVTVRNMLVADPQSGSRKQRHMERLGELIRRTVAAIAEIEERRGYGISVEEQVAMLEEALAIMDVYLPEIFFEEIAKPDIDFVPPAPESTYDRAQADFVFATRVWPIIAGNKPKHVERPIAYLIGGQPGSGKSRMASTVIDNHEHQLIHGDPDTLFGFHPHYQELQEKYGLYSIYITQHFADYMAEKAFQQAVAERRHLLIESNCTDPEEILSKLKLLQDSGYYVIVKFRATPRLESWQSLQQLYQQQLIKAPALARMMSPEYHDWACDKFVETALAVHHEHRYDRLVVKSEKGLLYDSDDSPTESVAELLRARLRRGEEE is encoded by the coding sequence ATGCCGTATAGTCAAAAGACCTTACAGCAGCTCGAAAAAGCGGCCGACCAAGTCCCCCCCGGGATTCAGCTGGAAGTCAACGCGGAAATTTTTGTGACGGTTCGCAACATGTTGGTCGCGGACCCGCAAAGCGGTTCGCGTAAGCAGCGCCACATGGAGCGGCTGGGTGAACTGATCCGCCGCACCGTCGCCGCGATTGCGGAAATCGAAGAGCGTCGCGGTTATGGTATTTCCGTCGAAGAACAGGTAGCCATGCTGGAAGAAGCGCTGGCCATCATGGATGTCTACTTGCCGGAGATCTTTTTTGAAGAAATCGCCAAACCGGATATTGATTTTGTTCCGCCCGCGCCGGAATCCACCTATGATCGCGCGCAGGCCGATTTTGTATTCGCCACGCGTGTGTGGCCCATCATCGCAGGCAATAAACCGAAACATGTGGAGCGTCCGATCGCTTACCTGATCGGCGGGCAACCCGGCTCGGGCAAGTCCCGCATGGCTTCAACGGTCATTGACAACCACGAGCACCAGCTCATCCACGGCGATCCCGATACCTTGTTCGGTTTTCATCCGCATTACCAGGAACTGCAGGAAAAATACGGTCTGTACAGTATTTACATCACGCAACATTTTGCCGATTACATGGCGGAAAAAGCGTTTCAACAGGCCGTCGCCGAACGTCGCCACTTGCTGATCGAAAGCAATTGCACCGACCCGGAAGAAATTTTGTCCAAGCTTAAACTCCTGCAGGATAGCGGCTACTATGTCATTGTCAAATTTCGCGCGACGCCGCGGCTGGAAAGCTGGCAGTCGCTGCAACAACTGTACCAGCAGCAACTTATCAAAGCGCCGGCGCTGGCTCGCATGATGAGTCCCGAGTATCACGACTGGGCCTGCGATAAATTCGTGGAAACCGCGTTGGCGGTGCACCATGAGCATCGCTATGATCGCCTTGTGGTGAAAAGTGAGAAAGGTCTTTTATACGACAGCGACGACAGTCCGACGGAAAGCGTCGCCGAACTTTTACGCGCACGTCTGCGTCGCGGCGAAGAAGAATAA
- a CDS encoding nucleoside phosphorylase — MSIHLQGVTPGSLGEATLLVGDPGRIPLVTDHWQNVTELCRNREFVVCSGTYEDKLFSVCSTGIGLGSTEIAVMELIENGAQAFVRVGGCGSWREDIPAGALLFNHAMIRDKSLLHAYVDDNYPAAADPLLWHALYQEACRQKKQAFYGIGFTAGTYYLGQGRSVPWSENPAESKLMTDLKARGVINCDMETAIIYTLASLYNVPAANCLVCHVNRDENVFVSPKDYQEMHREAAGLVLKALANRTRA, encoded by the coding sequence ATGAGCATTCACTTGCAAGGCGTTACGCCCGGCTCTTTAGGCGAGGCGACATTGCTCGTTGGCGATCCCGGTCGCATTCCGCTGGTCACCGATCATTGGCAAAATGTCACCGAACTTTGCCGAAATCGCGAGTTCGTCGTCTGTTCCGGTACGTACGAAGACAAATTGTTTTCGGTCTGCTCGACCGGTATCGGCCTGGGATCGACGGAAATCGCCGTGATGGAGCTTATCGAAAACGGCGCGCAAGCATTTGTGCGCGTCGGCGGTTGCGGCAGCTGGCGGGAGGATATTCCCGCCGGCGCGCTGCTATTCAATCACGCTATGATCCGTGACAAATCTCTTTTGCACGCGTACGTCGACGACAATTATCCCGCCGCGGCCGATCCTCTGCTATGGCACGCTTTGTATCAGGAAGCTTGTCGGCAAAAAAAGCAAGCCTTTTACGGTATCGGCTTTACGGCAGGCACGTACTATCTCGGTCAGGGCCGCTCTGTCCCCTGGTCCGAAAATCCTGCGGAAAGCAAGCTGATGACGGATCTTAAAGCGCGCGGCGTCATCAACTGCGATATGGAAACAGCGATCATTTATACGCTTGCCTCTCTGTATAATGTTCCCGCCGCCAATTGTTTGGTCTGTCATGTAAATCGGGATGAAAATGTTTTCGTCAGCCCAAAAGACTATCAGGAGATGCACCGCGAAGCGGCCGGTCTTGTCCTGAAGGCGCTCGCAAACCGCACCCGCGCGTAA
- a CDS encoding DNA-3-methyladenine glycosylase yields MSALNWFRRPRFTQEELTTDAVTAARRLLGATLWHRSPEGLVGIRLTETEAYGGTYRGHPDDASHAYRGETNRNRPMFGPAGHMYVYLVYGLHDCANIVVDADGTPAAVLLRAGEIIYGDELVRVRRAGIRPEHWADGPGKLARALGISTALSGKTVLSGYLQLRHGKIANDERIVRNVRRGIDYATYGKSFPWQFKLIKKRKND; encoded by the coding sequence ATGTCCGCGCTTAATTGGTTTCGCCGCCCGCGATTTACACAGGAAGAACTTACGACCGATGCCGTGACGGCGGCGCGTCGCCTTTTGGGCGCAACCCTTTGGCACCGCAGTCCCGAGGGACTGGTCGGCATCCGACTCACGGAAACGGAAGCCTACGGCGGCACCTATCGCGGCCATCCGGACGATGCGTCGCACGCGTATCGCGGCGAAACGAATCGCAATCGTCCCATGTTCGGTCCCGCCGGTCATATGTATGTGTATCTTGTTTACGGCTTGCATGACTGCGCCAACATCGTCGTTGATGCAGACGGCACACCGGCCGCCGTGCTCTTGCGCGCAGGTGAAATTATTTACGGCGACGAGTTGGTGCGTGTACGCCGCGCCGGCATCCGACCGGAGCACTGGGCCGACGGTCCCGGAAAACTGGCGCGCGCGTTGGGGATAAGCACCGCGCTTTCCGGCAAAACCGTCTTGTCTGGCTATTTGCAATTGCGGCACGGCAAAATCGCCAACGATGAAAGGATCGTACGCAATGTCCGCCGCGGCATTGATTATGCGACTTACGGAAAATCATTCCCCTGGCAATTCAAGCTGATCAAAAAACGAAAAAATGACTGA
- a CDS encoding putative DNA modification/repair radical SAM protein, giving the protein MEFDTLQHKLKILTDAAKYDASCSSSGSRRSHRKGGVGNAAESGICHSWSEDGRCISLLKILLTNKCIYHCEYCVNRSSNDVERAEFTPEEVCELTLNFYKRNYIEGLFLSSGIVGNADHTMEKLIRVARLLRYRENFNGYIHMKAIPGASPALVEELGRLVDRLSVNIELPTESALALLAPQKSFAKIFQPMATIRQHIRESRSERKKSRHAPLFAPAGQSTQMIVGASREDDRTIIQRAQALYHSFDLKRVYYSSFVPVVSSRFTEGIVKPPLLREHRIYQADFLMRYYDFTADEILTAKEPFFDLELDPKMSWAICHLDRFPVEINRADLEELIRIPGIGITGAKRIIRARRFAKLKYDDLRTLKISTKRARHFMTVAGVYRGAAIRSRHDLRQRMKSLEDAPRYEQMDLFAPC; this is encoded by the coding sequence ATGGAATTTGACACGCTGCAACACAAACTGAAAATTTTAACCGATGCCGCAAAATACGACGCCAGCTGCAGTTCGAGCGGGTCCCGCCGATCGCATCGCAAAGGGGGCGTGGGCAATGCCGCCGAGTCGGGAATTTGCCACAGCTGGAGCGAGGACGGACGTTGCATTTCGCTGCTGAAAATTCTCCTCACCAATAAGTGCATTTACCACTGCGAATATTGCGTCAATCGCAGCAGCAACGATGTGGAACGGGCGGAGTTCACGCCCGAAGAGGTCTGCGAACTCACGCTTAATTTTTATAAGCGCAACTATATCGAAGGCTTGTTCCTTTCGAGCGGGATTGTCGGTAACGCCGATCACACGATGGAAAAACTGATCCGTGTCGCGCGCCTCTTGCGTTATCGGGAGAATTTTAACGGCTATATCCACATGAAAGCGATTCCCGGAGCATCGCCCGCACTGGTCGAAGAATTGGGACGATTGGTGGATCGGTTGAGTGTGAATATCGAACTGCCGACGGAATCGGCGCTGGCGCTTTTGGCGCCGCAAAAAAGCTTTGCCAAGATCTTTCAACCGATGGCGACCATTCGCCAACATATTCGGGAGAGCCGCAGTGAGCGCAAAAAATCACGGCACGCGCCGCTTTTCGCGCCGGCGGGGCAAAGTACGCAAATGATTGTCGGCGCGAGCCGCGAGGACGATCGCACGATCATTCAGCGGGCCCAAGCGCTGTATCATTCGTTTGACTTGAAGAGGGTATACTATTCGAGTTTCGTGCCGGTGGTGTCGTCGCGCTTCACGGAAGGCATCGTGAAACCGCCGCTTTTGCGCGAACATCGCATTTATCAGGCGGATTTTCTGATGCGCTACTATGATTTCACGGCCGATGAAATTTTAACGGCCAAAGAGCCTTTTTTCGACTTGGAGTTGGACCCGAAAATGAGCTGGGCGATTTGTCATTTGGATCGTTTTCCGGTGGAAATCAACCGCGCCGATTTGGAGGAGCTGATCCGTATCCCGGGGATCGGCATCACCGGCGCGAAACGTATTATTCGCGCGCGTCGTTTCGCCAAGTTGAAATACGACGACTTGCGGACGCTGAAGATTTCTACCAAGCGGGCGCGCCACTTCATGACGGTCGCGGGCGTATACCGCGGCGCGGCGATCCGTTCGCGTCACGACTTGCGGCAGCGCATGAAGTCGCTCGAAGATGCGCCTCGCTATGAGCAAATGGACTTGTTCGCGCCATGCTGA
- a CDS encoding heavy metal translocating P-type ATPase, with amino-acid sequence MKQTLRLAITGMHCAACSARIEKVVGRMAGVQEVAVNLITGRARLVYDEQAVTAVDIIAKIEKSGYGAHIADAAWEDPGAEVRAAKRRLLIAFVFALPLMIGMVGALTGWWSMLPGVAELVLATVVQFGPGLYFYRGAWGALRGGSLNMDVLVVLGTTTAYLYSLYELFGGAGHLYFETSAWLITFILLGKYLEAAAKRRTGRALETLLAAAPARAHRKDGEEITTIDAHDVTVGMTLWVKAGEQIPVDGQVSEGAPEVNEAMLTGESMPVEKTVGDTVTGGTVNGATPFTMTAQAVGADTVLSQIIRVVAAAQESKAPIQRLADIVSARFVPAVISIAALTGVVYYAFFDATLETALLRTVAVLVIACPCALGLATPTSIMVGSGVGARSGILFKSAADLEEAGKLTHIIFDKTGTLTKGEPEVVALAPQGTMTENDLLALAQGLESGSGHRLAGAILAAGQARTIPARRFTELKETVGKGMSGQYEGATYTIGRAASDDPTAAAWEAQGRTVLAVRRETEVLGLIAVADALREDAAEAIHDLHAQGIETELLSGDNRPTATAIAQSLGIDTVTAEVKPIEKADHVAARKGGGRLIAMVGDGINDAPALATADLGIAIGSGTAVAMDAADIVLLRSRVRDVARSVTLAKETLKNIRQNLFWALIYNMIGIPLAALGYLSPLLAGAAMALSSVSVVLNALRLQYVSLR; translated from the coding sequence ATGAAACAAACGTTACGACTTGCCATTACCGGCATGCATTGCGCGGCCTGTTCCGCGCGGATCGAAAAAGTCGTCGGGCGCATGGCGGGAGTGCAGGAAGTGGCGGTCAATCTGATTACCGGCCGCGCCCGGCTGGTGTACGATGAGCAGGCGGTAACCGCCGTCGATATCATTGCTAAAATTGAAAAAAGCGGTTACGGTGCGCATATTGCCGATGCCGCTTGGGAAGATCCGGGGGCGGAGGTGCGGGCGGCGAAACGGCGTTTGCTCATCGCATTCGTTTTCGCCTTACCGCTGATGATCGGAATGGTCGGCGCACTCACGGGCTGGTGGTCGATGTTGCCGGGCGTTGCGGAGCTCGTTTTGGCGACGGTCGTGCAATTCGGACCGGGACTTTATTTTTATCGCGGTGCGTGGGGCGCATTGCGCGGCGGCTCGCTCAATATGGACGTGCTCGTGGTCTTGGGAACGACGACAGCGTATCTCTACTCGCTGTATGAACTTTTTGGCGGTGCCGGACATTTATATTTTGAAACGTCCGCGTGGCTGATTACCTTTATTTTACTCGGTAAATACTTGGAAGCGGCCGCGAAACGCCGCACCGGACGAGCGCTGGAAACATTGCTTGCCGCGGCGCCCGCGCGGGCCCATCGCAAAGACGGGGAAGAAATCACAACCATTGACGCGCATGACGTGACGGTCGGCATGACGCTTTGGGTCAAAGCGGGTGAGCAGATTCCGGTGGACGGTCAAGTCAGCGAAGGCGCACCGGAAGTGAACGAAGCGATGTTGACCGGTGAAAGTATGCCGGTAGAAAAAACGGTCGGCGATACGGTGACCGGCGGCACGGTGAACGGCGCGACGCCCTTTACGATGACGGCGCAAGCGGTCGGCGCCGATACGGTGCTTTCTCAAATCATTCGCGTCGTGGCGGCGGCGCAGGAATCCAAAGCGCCCATTCAGCGACTGGCGGATATCGTTTCCGCTCGGTTCGTGCCCGCGGTGATTTCGATTGCGGCGCTGACGGGCGTCGTTTACTACGCTTTTTTCGACGCCACGTTGGAAACCGCGCTGCTGCGTACCGTGGCGGTGCTTGTCATCGCTTGCCCGTGCGCCTTGGGACTGGCGACGCCGACATCGATCATGGTCGGCTCCGGCGTGGGCGCGCGTTCGGGCATTCTTTTTAAAAGCGCCGCCGATCTGGAAGAGGCGGGTAAACTTACCCATATTATTTTTGATAAAACCGGCACACTTACCAAAGGGGAACCGGAAGTGGTGGCGCTGGCGCCGCAGGGAACGATGACGGAAAACGACCTGCTCGCGTTGGCGCAAGGTTTGGAAAGCGGTTCCGGCCACCGTTTGGCCGGGGCGATTTTGGCCGCGGGGCAAGCGCGCACGATTCCGGCGCGCCGTTTTACGGAATTAAAGGAAACCGTCGGCAAGGGCATGAGCGGTCAATACGAAGGCGCGACGTATACGATCGGTCGAGCCGCGTCCGATGACCCGACAGCCGCCGCCTGGGAGGCGCAGGGGCGCACGGTGCTGGCCGTGCGTCGTGAAACGGAAGTGCTCGGGCTGATCGCGGTGGCGGACGCGTTGCGCGAGGACGCGGCGGAAGCCATTCACGATTTACATGCGCAGGGCATCGAAACGGAACTTTTAAGTGGCGACAATCGTCCCACCGCCACGGCAATTGCGCAAAGTCTCGGGATCGACACCGTGACGGCGGAAGTAAAACCAATCGAAAAAGCGGACCATGTCGCCGCGCGTAAAGGTGGGGGCCGATTGATTGCGATGGTCGGCGACGGCATCAATGACGCGCCGGCGTTGGCGACAGCGGATTTGGGCATCGCGATCGGTTCCGGCACGGCGGTCGCGATGGATGCCGCGGATATCGTTTTACTCCGCAGTCGCGTGCGTGACGTGGCTCGCTCCGTCACGCTGGCGAAAGAGACGCTGAAAAATATTCGTCAAAATCTTTTCTGGGCGCTGATCTACAACATGATTGGTATCCCGCTGGCCGCGCTCGGTTACCTTTCACCGCTCCTCGCGGGCGCCGCGATGGCGCTCAGCTCCGTGTCCGTTGTACTCAACGCGTTGCGTTTGCAATACGTGTCATTACGGTGA
- a CDS encoding MFS transporter encodes MSYRNRILWSSIFGLGLESIDIMMLSFTLTSIMATFGLSGAQGGMISTVTNIGMLLGGIMFGLLADKYGRIKIFSYSILLFSIATAVIGFAPNIWWVAACRFLAGVGGGGEFGVGMAMLVEAFPRHERGKANSYVTIGGQVGAIIAALLAYFLLPVVGWRGLFIFGIIPVFLAVAVRYHLPETPQWLAAKEAAEAQGKSLNVSLSELVKTPRLAWTTVTLIIMSSVQVSGYFGLMTWLPSILQKQLGLTISGSALWTISTIVGMCLGMLLFGRFMDSLGAKKSYGIFLLCSAVSVLLYAYANSGIAILLGGAVVGFFANGMNAGYGTLISSFYPPNIRATANNTIFNIGRAIGGFSPIAIGYLLQYYTIGYAMLYFTVLYLISFAVMLTLKRDPSVVDAEEML; translated from the coding sequence ATGAGTTATCGAAATCGTATTTTGTGGTCATCTATTTTCGGCCTGGGGCTGGAAAGTATCGACATCATGATGCTGTCATTCACCTTGACATCCATTATGGCGACATTCGGCTTGAGCGGCGCGCAGGGCGGCATGATCTCGACCGTCACTAATATTGGCATGCTGCTGGGCGGAATTATGTTCGGTTTGCTCGCCGACAAATACGGGCGCATTAAGATTTTTTCCTATTCGATTCTGCTGTTTTCAATCGCCACTGCGGTAATCGGCTTCGCGCCCAACATTTGGTGGGTAGCGGCTTGCCGTTTCCTCGCCGGTGTAGGCGGCGGCGGTGAGTTCGGTGTGGGCATGGCGATGCTCGTGGAAGCGTTTCCGCGCCACGAACGCGGCAAGGCCAATTCCTACGTCACGATCGGCGGCCAAGTAGGCGCCATCATTGCGGCGCTGCTGGCGTACTTCCTGCTGCCTGTCGTCGGTTGGCGCGGTCTTTTCATCTTCGGTATCATACCGGTTTTTCTGGCGGTTGCGGTTCGTTACCACTTGCCGGAAACTCCCCAATGGCTCGCTGCTAAAGAAGCGGCGGAAGCGCAGGGAAAATCCTTAAATGTTTCTTTGTCGGAGCTGGTAAAAACGCCGCGCCTCGCGTGGACTACGGTGACGCTTATCATTATGTCGTCCGTGCAGGTCAGCGGCTACTTCGGCTTGATGACTTGGTTGCCTTCGATTTTGCAAAAACAGTTGGGGCTGACGATTTCCGGTTCCGCGCTTTGGACCATCAGCACCATCGTCGGCATGTGTCTGGGCATGCTTTTATTCGGACGTTTCATGGACAGCCTTGGCGCCAAAAAATCGTACGGCATCTTTCTTTTGTGCTCGGCCGTTTCGGTTCTGCTTTACGCTTATGCCAACAGCGGTATCGCCATCTTACTCGGCGGCGCGGTAGTCGGGTTCTTCGCCAACGGCATGAATGCGGGCTACGGCACCTTGATTTCAAGCTTTTATCCGCCCAATATTCGCGCTACTGCCAATAATACAATCTTTAATATCGGACGCGCGATCGGCGGTTTCTCACCGATCGCCATCGGTTATTTGTTGCAATACTATACCATTGGATACGCGATGCTCTACTTCACGGTGCTCTATTTGATCTCGTTCGCGGTGATGTTGACTTTGAAACGCGATCCGTCCGTCGTTGACGCGGAGGAAATGTTATGA